A genomic segment from Sparus aurata chromosome 10, fSpaAur1.1, whole genome shotgun sequence encodes:
- the LOC115590467 gene encoding low affinity immunoglobulin gamma Fc region receptor III-like, with the protein MLVFILLDTHVQNGDAAFRIVSNRLQVYEYESVFFHCEGLDGSTHLRGIRNTEEFIKVCDEKMSALFCTIQRAYPTDSGEYWCETEGGERSNHVNITVTAGSVILESPVRPVMEGNNVTLSCRDKVTSSNLTAEFYKEGVHIGSTFTGKMIIHSVSKSDEGQYKCKTVGGGESPESWLAVRESQMLVII; encoded by the exons ATGCTTGTATTCATTCTGCTGGACACACATGTTCAGAATGGAG ATGCAGCTTTTCGTATTGTGTCAAACCGACTGCAGGTCTATGAATACGAGTCCGTCTTTTTTCACTGTGAGGGTCTTGATGGCTCCACTCATTTGAGAGGCATCAGGAACACTGAGGAGTTTATTAAGGTCTGTGATGAAAAGATGTCAGCACTGTTTTGCACTATTCAAAGAGCCTATCCAACAGACAGTGGAGAATACTGGTGTGAgactgaaggaggagagaggagcaaccatgtcaacatcactgtcacaG ctggTTCTGTGATCCTGGAGAGTCCTGTCCGCCCTGTGATGGAGGGCAACAATGTGACTCTGAGCTGCAGAGACAAGGTGACCTCTTCCAACCTCACAGCTGAATTCTATAAAGAAGGCGTCCATATTGGGAGCACTTTTACAGGAAAGATGATCATCCACAGTGTCTCAAAGTCTGATGAAGGACAGTACAAGTGTAAGACAGTTGGAGGTGGAGAATCACCAGAGAGCTGGTTGGCTGTCAGAG AGTCACAGATGCTGGTGATAATTTGA
- the LOC115589866 gene encoding uncharacterized protein PFB0765w, giving the protein MLKDQLESKIKEVEHEKDKVKILTEEKKRSEEKQQKLQTNIKQLEEKLQDEKKKSEEAQRELNDQWEKKLQEERSEREKTLETFKNEHKTEDKQQE; this is encoded by the exons ATGCTGAAGGATCAGCTGGAGTCCAAGATCAAAGAG GTTGAGCATGAGAAAGATAAAGTCAAAATCctcacagaggagaagaagaggagtgaGGAAAAGCAACAGAAGCTACAGACCAACATAAAACAG CTGGAAGAGAAGCTCCaggatgagaagaagaagtcagaggAAGCTCAGAGAGAACTGAATGATCAG TGGGAGAAGAAACTGCAGGAGGAGCGGTCGGAAAGGGAGAAAACTCTAGAGACCTTCAAGAATGAGCACAAAACCGAG GACAAACAACAGGAATAA